Proteins encoded by one window of Amaranthus tricolor cultivar Red isolate AtriRed21 chromosome 4, ASM2621246v1, whole genome shotgun sequence:
- the LOC130809633 gene encoding transcription factor MTB1 produces the protein MTNIKLGMGGGLVWNEEDKAMIASILGTKAFEYLISSPFTAETSLVSIENNENIQIKLCDLVERPNASNFSWNYGFFWQVSRAKSGEMVLSWGDGYCREPREGEESEATRLLNFRLEDEAQQKIRKRVLQKLNTLFGGSDDDNLACRLDRVTDMEMFFLVSMYFSFPRGEGGPGKCFASGKHVWESDLLRSKLDYCVRSFLAKSAGIQTVILIPTEFGVVELGSVRAIKEHQDVLKALKFAFTSPTVVRPKPTLSLPVVIHKIEDDDPVPLPSTIPASGSAPRPALAPVHAPIASTVAARASVISTLPTPALAPGRGVDNATKVFGQNLNPAVRPPFREKLAVKRMEDRNWDAYSNGNKLSFAGQSPRNGVHGTNWSSIPGIKHATTTEIYNPQNTTRLQDYVNGIRNEYRLNQFQQQKPAQIEIDFSGATSRPSVISQPGSAESEHSDAEVSGRDDRAGPSDDRRPRKRGRKPANGREEPLNHVEAERQRREKLNQRFCALRAVVPNISKMDKASLLGDAISYITELQKKLKDMETEREKLNNASKDKTSSTEANSGADSQGQASDVEVQAVHDEVVVKVSCALDSHPVARVIRAFKDSEINVVDSKLAAGTDTVFHTFVIRSDDSDQLTKEKLLAAFTHESKSLQGPSSTGG, from the coding sequence atgACAAATATAAAGCTGGGTATGGGTGGAGGGTTAGTTTGGAATGAAGAAGATAAGGCTATGATCGCCTCCATATTGGGTACTAAAGCTTTTGAATACTTGATTTCAAGCCCATTTACAGCTGAAACTTCATTAGTGAGTATTGAGAACAATGAGAATATTCAGATTAAGTTATGTGATCTTGTTGAGAGGCCTAATGCCTCTAATTTTAGCTGGAATTATGGGTTCTTTTGGCAAGTTTCGAGGGCGAAATCGGGGGAAATGGTTTTGAGCTGGGGGGATGGTTATTGTAGGGAACCTAGAGAAGGGGAAGAATCGGAGGCGACTCGACTTTTGAATTTTAGGCTTGAGGACGAAGCTCAACAAAAGATTAGGAAAAGGGTTCTTCAGAAATTGAATACATTGTTTGGTGGTTCTGATGATGATAATTTGGCTTGTAGATTGGATAGGGTTACTGATATGGAGATGTTCTTTTTGGTTTCTATGTATTTTTCTTTTCCTAGAGGTGAAGGTGGACCAGGGAAATGTTTTGCTTCTGGTAAACATGTTTGGGAATCTGATCTTTTAAggtcgaaattggattattgtGTTAGATCATTTCTTGCGAAATCTGCTGGGATTCAGACTGTAATCTTGATTCCTACTGAATTTGGTGTTGTTGAGTTGGGTTCAGTGAGGGCCATAAAGGAGCATCAGGATGTATTAAAGGCCCTTAAGTTTGCATTTACTTCCCCTACAGTAGTTCGACCTAAACCGACCCTGTCTTTGCCTGTTGTAATCCATAAGATTGAGGATGATGATCCTGTTCCGTTGCCCTCGACGATTCCTGCTTCCGGTTCTGCTCCTAGGCCCGCCCTTGCTCCTGTCCATGCTCCTATAGCCTCGACTGTAGCTGCCCGTGCTTCTGTAATTAGTACCCTTCCTACACCGGCCCTTGCCCCTGGTCGTGGGGTCGACAATGCTACGAAGGTTTTTGGGCAGAATCTAAACCCCGCAGTCCGTCCTCCATTCAGGGAGAAACTTGCAGTGAAAAGGATGGAGGATAGGAATTGGGATGCTTATTCAAATGGAAATAAGCTTTCTTTTGCAGGACAAAGTCCTAGGAATGGTGTTCATGGTACAAATTGGAGTAGCATTCCGGGCATAAAACATGCGACGACTACCGAGATCTATAACCCTCAAAACACGACGAGGCTGCAGGACTATGTGAATGGTATACGAAACGAGTATCGACTTAACCAGTTCCAGCAGCAAAAACCGGCTCAAATCGAGATTGATTTTTCAGGAGCAACCTCTAGGCCATCAGTGATTTCTCAGCCGGGTAGTGCTGAATCCGAACACTCGGATGCTGAGGTGTCTGGTAGAGATGATAGAGCGGGTCCTTCAGATGATCGAAGGCCACGTAAACGAGGGCGTAAGCCTGCTAATGGAAGAGAAGAGCCTCTTAATCACGTCGAGGCAGAACGACAACGTAGAGAGAAGCTCAATCAACGGTTCTGTGCGTTGCGAGCAGTCGTTCCCAACATATCCAAGATGGATAAAGCATCTCTACTCGGTGATGCGATTTCATATATCACTGAGTTGCAGAAGAAGCTTAAAGACATGGAAACCGAACGAGAGAAACTTAACAACGCTTCAAAGGATAAAACATCAAGCACAGAAGCAAACTCTGGTGCAGATTCGCAGGGACAAGCCTCGGATGTTGAAGTTCAGGCTGTGCACGACGAGGTGGTAGTTAAAGTTAGTTGTGCGCTGGATTCACACCCAGTTGCCAGAGTCATCCGGGCGTTCAAAGATTCGGAAATCAATGTTGTCGATTCGAAACTCGCTGCAGGTACGGATACTGTGTTTCATACTTTCGTTATCAGGTCTGATGATTCGGATCAGCTAACGAAAGAAAAATTATTGGCTGCATTTACACATGAATCGAAATCGTTGCAAGGTCCTTCGTCGACTGGTGGATAG